A region of Thermobifida halotolerans DNA encodes the following proteins:
- a CDS encoding VWA domain-containing protein, translated as MTFLAPAQLWWLLAVAVVAAAYVLVQRRRTTYALRFSNLSLLERVAPRVPAWRRHVPAVLFLLTVAALVGALARPAMSVQVPRERATIIVAIDVSPSMAATDVAPDRLTSAKESAQGFIGTLPPRFNVGLVTFSSVATVVASPTQDHQAVSDSIANLTISSGTAIGEGVFASLQAIHSFDEDAPSDPPPSAIVLLSDGENTSGRPVPAAAAEAAAAGVPVSTIAFGTGVSIIEIEGHYVPANIDKATLEELAATTGGHFYEAESTGELRDVYSDIGSSLGSETVHEEVVTAFVGAALVLAAATAVVSLVWSQRLP; from the coding sequence GTGACCTTCCTGGCGCCTGCCCAGTTGTGGTGGCTGCTGGCCGTGGCCGTCGTAGCCGCCGCCTACGTTCTCGTGCAGCGCAGACGCACCACCTACGCGCTGCGCTTCTCCAACCTGTCCCTGCTGGAGCGCGTGGCTCCCCGGGTGCCCGCGTGGCGCCGCCACGTCCCGGCCGTGCTGTTCCTGCTCACCGTGGCCGCCCTCGTCGGGGCGCTGGCCCGTCCCGCCATGAGCGTCCAGGTGCCCCGCGAACGCGCCACCATCATCGTCGCCATCGACGTCTCCCCGTCCATGGCCGCCACCGACGTCGCTCCCGACCGGCTCACCTCCGCCAAGGAGTCCGCCCAGGGTTTCATCGGGACCCTGCCTCCCCGGTTCAACGTCGGTCTGGTGACGTTCTCCTCCGTGGCCACCGTCGTGGCCTCCCCCACCCAGGACCACCAGGCCGTCTCCGACTCCATCGCGAACCTGACGATCTCCTCGGGCACCGCCATCGGCGAGGGGGTCTTCGCCTCCCTGCAGGCCATCCACTCCTTCGACGAGGACGCCCCCTCCGATCCGCCGCCCTCCGCCATCGTCCTGCTCTCCGACGGGGAGAACACCAGCGGACGTCCCGTCCCGGCCGCCGCCGCCGAGGCCGCCGCCGCGGGCGTGCCCGTGTCCACCATCGCGTTCGGCACCGGTGTCTCCATCATCGAGATCGAGGGCCACTACGTGCCCGCCAACATCGACAAGGCCACCCTGGAGGAGCTCGCCGCCACCACCGGAGGGCACTTCTACGAGGCCGAGTCCACCGGCGAGCTCAGGGACGTCTACTCCGACATCGGCTCCTCCCTGGGCTCGGAGACCGTCCACGAGGAGGTGGTCACCGCCTTCGTCGGCGCCGCCCTGGTGCTCGCCGCGGCCACCGCGGTGGTCTCGCTGGTGTGGTCGCAGCGCCTGCCCTGA